The Candidatus Eremiobacteraceae bacterium genome segment ATAGGCCTGGTCTTGCGCATCGAATATCTGCCAGCACGGCAGGCTGATGACGCGCGTGCCGATGCCGGCCTTGTGCAGCAATTCGCGGGCGCCGATGCAGAGATGGACCTCCGAGCCGGTGCCGATGAGGATCACGCGCAGCGCACCCTGCTCGGCGGCCAGCACGTAGCCGCCGCGCTGCGCGCCGGCGACGGCCGCCGCCTCGAAGATCGGGACCTTCTGGCGCGTCAGCGCGATGCCGATCGGCCCGTCGCGGTGCTCCATCGCCAGTTTGAAGCAGATCGTCGTCTCGTTGGCATCAGCCGGCCGCATCATCGTCATGTTCGGTATCGCGCGCAAGCTGGCGAGCTGCTCGATCGATTGGTGGGTCGGGCCGTCTTCGCCCAACCCGATGCTGTCGTGCGTCCAGATGTAGAACGGGTTGATGCGCATCAGGCAGGCGAGGCGGATGGGCGGGCGCATGTAGTCCGAGAAGATGAGGAACGTCGCGCCCCAGGAACGCACGCCGCCGTGCAGCGCCATGCCGTTGAGCGTCGCGCCCATCGCATGCTCGCGGATGCCGAAGTGCATCTGCCGCCCCTCGTACGACCCGGCCTCGAAATCGCCCATGTCCTTGAGGTTCGTCTTGTTGGATCCGGCGAGATCCGCCGAACCGCCGAGCAGGAATGGCACAGACTTGGCCAGCGCCGTCAGCGCTTTGCTGGACGCGTCTCGCGTCGCCATGGGACCGTCGCCCGGCGCGAAGCGCGGCAACTGGGCCGACCAGCCCTCGGGCATCGTTCCGTCCTGCTCTGCGAGAAAGGCTATCGCGCGCGCCTTGTCATCGCGCTCGTAGCGCTCCCACAGCTCGCTCCACTCGCGTTCGTAGCGTTGCCCGCGCTCGACCGCCGTGCGGTAATGCGCGAGCGCTTCGTCGGGCACCAAGAACTTCGCATCTTCGGGCCAGCCATAGAAGCGCTTCGCGCCCTTGATCTCGTCCTCGCCCAGCGGCTCGCCGTGCGCTTCGGCCGTGTCCTGTTTGTTCGGCGCGCCGTAGCCGATGTGCGAGCGGATGCGGATCAGCGAAGGCCGCGCGTCTGCCTTGGCCGCATCGAGCGCGCGGTCGATCGCCGCCACGTCGTTCGCATCTTCGACGGCCTGCGTGTGCCATCCATAGGCGTCGTACCGCCGGCAGACGTCTTCTTGGTCGAACGCGAGCGAGGTGTTGCCCTCGATCGTGATGTGGTTGTCGTCGTAGCACACGATCAGCTTGCCGAGCTTGAGGTGTCCGGCCAGCGACGCCGCCTCACCCGAAACGCCTTCCATCATATCGCCGTCGCTGGCGATGACGTAGGTGTGGTGATCGACGACGTTGAGGCCGTCTCGGTTGAAGCGCGCCGAGAGGAATGCCTCGGCGACTGCGAAGCCGACGGCGTTGCCGCAGCCTTGGCCAAGCGGTCCCGTGGTGCACTCGACGCCGGGCGTATGCCCGTACTCAGGATGGCCTGGCGTCTTCGAGCCCCACTGTCGGAACTGTTTGAGATCGTCAAGCGTGAGGTCGTAGCCCGTGAGGAAGAGCATGACGTATTGCAGGATGCACGCGTGGCCGGCCGAGAGGATGAAACGGTCGCGATTGACCCAGGCCGGATTGCGCGGGTTGTACCGCATGTGTTTGGTCCACAACGCGTATGCAAGCGGTGCCAGCGCCATCGCCGTGCCCGGATGGCCGGAGTTGGCCTTTTGCACCGCGTCCATCGAGAGCGTGCGGACCGTATTGATGCAAAGCTGCTCGAGCGCGCCGCGGTCGAGCGTCGAACCTGCCTGCTTCACGCGTTCCTCCTGGGACTAGGCGACAGTGATGGCGGCATCGGTGCAAAGGCTGCCGATCACGCCGGCCTGCGCGACACCGCGCCGCGCCAGGGCGTCGAGCAGCATCGCGGCGTTCCCTTCTGATACGGCGATGAGCAGTCCGCCGGATGTCTGCGCGTCGCACAACACGAGCCGCAGCGCCGCAGGCACCGAATCGGCGAAACGCACGCCGTTGACCAGCGCGAGCGCGAGGTTCGCCTTTGTGCCGCCCGGGGCACAATCCCGCTCTGCGAGCGACAACGCCAGTTCGAACAACGGCACTGCCGCGGCGTCGATGCGCGCGCCCACCCCGCTGGCCGATGTCATCTCGTGCAGGTGGCCGAGCAGACCGAACCCGGTGACGTCGGTCGCCGCGTCCACGCCGGTCTCGAGCATCGCTTCCGCGGCGGCGCGGTTGAGGGTCTGCATCGAGATCGACGCCTCCTCCAGCTCTTCATCTGATATCACGTCGCGGCGCCGCGCCGTCGTGTACAGTCCGGTGCCGAGCGGCTTGGTGAGCACCAGCAGATCGCCGGCTCGACCGGTCGAGTTGCGCACGATGCGGTCGGGATGTACGCGCCCGGTGACGGCGAGTCCGTACTTGGGCTCGGGGTCTTTGACGGTGTGGCCGCCTATGATATGGATGCCCGCTTCGCGCGCCTTTTCGGCGCCGCCGCGAACGATGGCGTGCAGGACGGCGAGATCGAGACCCGATTCGGGGAACGTCGCGATCGCCACCGCGAACAGCGGTGTGCCGCCCATCGCGTAGATGTCGGAAATGGCGTTGGCGGCGGCGATGCGCCCGAACGTCTGCGGATCGTCGACGATCGGCGTGAAGAAATCGACCGTCTCGACGAGCGCCAGGTCTTCCCCGAGCTTGAAAACGCCGGCATCATCGCGCGTCGAGGTGGCGACCAGCACGCGCGGATCGTCGATCGCCGGCAGTTCGCGCAAGACGCGCGCGAGCACGTCGGCTTCCATCTTCGACGCGCAGCCGGCGCACGCGACCATTTGCGTGAGGCGCGGCGCTGCATTTCCGATCATGAATGCTCCATCTGTCCAAAGACCGTTTACCCAGCGGCGACAGGCGCCCTTTGGGAACGGCTCGAACCGGAGCCAAATGCAAGAACTGCTCATGATTCCGGGTCCGGTCACCGTGGCCCCGGATGTCTTGGCTGCGTCGTCGCAGCCGATGCGCAATCATCGTGGCCCGTTCGCGGCAGGGGTCTACGCGCGTCTCGCCGAGCGGCTCAAAGATATCTTCCAAACGTCGCAACCCGTGCTCATGCTCGGATCATCGGGAACGGGCGCGATGGAAGCCGCGGTGGTCAACGTGTTCTCACCCGGCGATCGGCTGCTCGCGATGCCGATGGGGGTGTTCGGCGACCGCCACATCGCGATCGCGCGCGCCTACGGCGCGCAGGTCGAAGTGATAGAGACGCAGTGGGGCGACAAGGTCGATCCGCAGCGGCTGCGCGAGCGCCTTGCCAAGGATTCCGGCGGCGAGATCAAGGGCATCTTGCTGACCCACAACGAGACGTCTACCGGCGTGCAGACTGATCTTGCCGCGCTCGCCCGCGCCCGAGCCGATCATCCGGCGCTGCTGGTGGTCGACGCCGTGAGCAGCATGGGCGCAACCGATGTGCGCATGGATGAATGGCGCTTGGACGTGGTGATCGGCGCCTCGCAAAAGGCGCTGGCGGGGGTACCGGGGGCCGCCATGATCGCGTTGAGCGAGCGGGCCTGGCAGGCCGCG includes the following:
- the selD gene encoding selenide, water dikinase SelD, which translates into the protein MIGNAAPRLTQMVACAGCASKMEADVLARVLRELPAIDDPRVLVATSTRDDAGVFKLGEDLALVETVDFFTPIVDDPQTFGRIAAANAISDIYAMGGTPLFAVAIATFPESGLDLAVLHAIVRGGAEKAREAGIHIIGGHTVKDPEPKYGLAVTGRVHPDRIVRNSTGRAGDLLVLTKPLGTGLYTTARRRDVISDEELEEASISMQTLNRAAAEAMLETGVDAATDVTGFGLLGHLHEMTSASGVGARIDAAAVPLFELALSLAERDCAPGGTKANLALALVNGVRFADSVPAALRLVLCDAQTSGGLLIAVSEGNAAMLLDALARRGVAQAGVIGSLCTDAAITVA
- a CDS encoding alanine--glyoxylate aminotransferase family protein; translation: MQELLMIPGPVTVAPDVLAASSQPMRNHRGPFAAGVYARLAERLKDIFQTSQPVLMLGSSGTGAMEAAVVNVFSPGDRLLAMPMGVFGDRHIAIARAYGAQVEVIETQWGDKVDPQRLRERLAKDSGGEIKGILLTHNETSTGVQTDLAALARARADHPALLVVDAVSSMGATDVRMDEWRLDVVIGASQKALAGVPGAAMIALSERAWQAAENARMPRFYLDVRKARTAADKGQTPWTPPFGVLLALEQATDNYSKEGRHSAFARHARFAEAIRAGCDAMGLRTLARPGAYSNTVTAVSAPPGTDHKALQQMLREKYGVVVGGGQMKLEGTILRLGNMGAIGRKDILTAIAALESALGDSGVAVSPGAGIAAANAVFARAEAAKPRVAVG
- the tkt gene encoding transketolase, which codes for MKQAGSTLDRGALEQLCINTVRTLSMDAVQKANSGHPGTAMALAPLAYALWTKHMRYNPRNPAWVNRDRFILSAGHACILQYVMLFLTGYDLTLDDLKQFRQWGSKTPGHPEYGHTPGVECTTGPLGQGCGNAVGFAVAEAFLSARFNRDGLNVVDHHTYVIASDGDMMEGVSGEAASLAGHLKLGKLIVCYDDNHITIEGNTSLAFDQEDVCRRYDAYGWHTQAVEDANDVAAIDRALDAAKADARPSLIRIRSHIGYGAPNKQDTAEAHGEPLGEDEIKGAKRFYGWPEDAKFLVPDEALAHYRTAVERGQRYEREWSELWERYERDDKARAIAFLAEQDGTMPEGWSAQLPRFAPGDGPMATRDASSKALTALAKSVPFLLGGSADLAGSNKTNLKDMGDFEAGSYEGRQMHFGIREHAMGATLNGMALHGGVRSWGATFLIFSDYMRPPIRLACLMRINPFYIWTHDSIGLGEDGPTHQSIEQLASLRAIPNMTMMRPADANETTICFKLAMEHRDGPIGIALTRQKVPIFEAAAVAGAQRGGYVLAAEQGALRVILIGTGSEVHLCIGARELLHKAGIGTRVISLPCWQIFDAQDQAYRESVLPPAVTARVAVEAAAPMGWERYVGTLGRVVGMTRFGASAPAEVLFEKFGFTPANVAAVAQSLL